From the Argentina anserina chromosome 3, drPotAnse1.1, whole genome shotgun sequence genome, the window ATGCAAAAAGAAAGGAATGTTCTACAGAATAAAGATGTTTTCTATGGACATTTTCTCCAAAAAGTAAATTAACTGATACTAATTAGGTTTGTTACTTTGTTGTTACCAATGATTTGTAGATTAATGGTTGTAACTTCAGCTCTTATGTAAGATTGTTGGATGTAATCGATCCCAAGAGCTAATTAGAGAGAAGTTATGTGTTGAAAGCCCTATGATCCCCACCCATTATTTGAGGTTTTGAACCTAATCAGTATATTACCTACATGGTTACTTCAGAGACATAACATTGGTAGAATTAAGTCTTCATTTCCTGTTTAAAAGATTGAGTGCACAGCAGTTTTTTTCAAGATATAATGCTTGAGCATACCTTGTGGCCATGCACACACTAACTGCTTCTTGACGCCAGTAGTGCATTGTAGTCTGATATGCTTGATCCCCTAGGAAAGTACATCTTGCTAGAGTTGATATATTGTTGCATGAACTTGAGGGTTTTAGTTTAAAAATTGTAAGCCTTGAGGACTTGAGGTTATCTATATAAGAGTCCGTTGATGTACCTCTTGTTGTAATTACTACAGCCTACATTTTCTAATGAAATCAAGATGGTGTTCAGAATTTTgctgtaatttttatttctccTCTGATTGTTCTTGTTTCCCCTTATAATGTAGATCAAGTCCTTTGTATTCGTCATGGCAAAAGGAGAAAATCGCTATGTTGCTTATATGGAAGATATGTATGAAGACAAAAGGGGTCAGAAAAAGGTCAAAGTCAGGTGGTTTCATCGTAATCAGGAAGTTAAGGGGGTAATTCCTTTACAAAATCCTCACCCTAAGGAAGTTTTCATCACGCCATATGTGCAGGTCATTAGTGCAGAGTGTGTTGATGGTCCAGCAACAGTTTTAACACGTGAACATTATGAAAAGTGCGCATTTGTGTTTCCTCAGGCATTATTGGCCAAAGTGCATCTTTGCTACAGGCAGTTTAAAAGTAAAAGGGTGAAGCCATTTGATTTGAGTAAGATGCACGGCTATTTTATTCAGCCGATCCTCTCTTATTTGAGTCCCAACTTTTTACCGAATTCAGAGTGTATGAGTGATACTCTGATTGGAAAAGAAGATAAGTTGGGCACAAGTGACTATGTAAAGCTGGGAACTAAAAGGACTAGGAATGGAAGGCCATGCCAGAGGGTTCCAACAAATCAAAACTCAAGCTTTGGTTTTCTAGACAAGAGGTTGCTTTCGTGGAATACCCCACTATTTAAGGTTGATGAAAAAATAGAATTGCTATGCCAAGATAGCGGCATTCGGGGATGCTGGTTTAGGTGTACAGTCTTGCAGACATCACGAAAGCATATTAGAGTCCGGTACAATGATTTGCTAGATGAGGAAGGATGTGGCAATCTGGAGGTACCCTTACACTTGATTTATCCTCTCTTTTGATCATTCTTTGAGTGACCTGTACTTTTAAGTCTAAGtcatgtactcatgagtagtATCAGCAACTAGGATTTTGAATTAGGTACACTATATATCCTTCGATATTCGTTTTTGATTAGCTTTCATTTATATTGCTATTGCAATTATATCTCAACTTATATTTTACAGTTTCCCAGATATTGAGTGATCCAACATATTTAGCTCTTAAAGTCCTGTATTCGTTTGAGTGATTGTTCTATATTATTATGATTTCCAATGGTTTCTGAAGCTTATTTTTGTGGCCCAAATCTGTTATTTGTAGGAATGGATCCCTGCTTTTAGACTCGCTAAGCCTGATAAGATTGGCATGCGGCATGTAGGCCGCTCAATAATTCGGCCAGCCCCTCCTGAGGAGCAAATGGGCCTTCCTCTCGAGGTTGGTTCTGCCATTGATGCGTGGTGGAGTGATGGCTGGTGGGAAGGGATTATAACTGGATTTGGCAGCTGTGATGATAATGTTCAAGTCTACTTTCCGGGTATGCTTAATATTAAATAcggtttttatctttttatgtTAACATTTCTGTTACATTTTatttctatgttttttttctttccattGGGGTATGCAATAATTTCTGTGGTGCTTTTAGGGGAAAGTTTAGTCTTGAACATGGACAAAAAGGATCTAAGAATATCAAGAGATTGGTTAGGGGATCAGTGGGTTGATATTGAGGCGAAGCCTGATGTCCTTTCAGCCATATCTTCAACAATTAGCTCTTGCACTAGGCCCTTTGTGTCATCCAACATTGCCAAGGTTGTTGAGGATGTTGGTTGTGGTGGTAATACTTTGTCGTGTCCTGAACTTCCTTCTAGTTCTAGACGTGAAAAAGAAGAACTATGTGCATTGCCCAGCTGTGATCGTCTTCCTGATGAAATGGACTTGGTCAATGATAAGAAGCCACCATCAATAAAGGAAATTGGTCCTTCTAGTTCTCGACTTGAAAAAGATGAATCAGGTGCATTTCCCAGTTGTGATCATCTTCCTGATAAAATGGACTTGGTCAATGATAAGAAGTCACCATCAATTAGGACCATTGGTACTGAAGGTGTTGATGGCAATGACAAGTCTGGTGATATAATAGTTGTCCAAGGTAATGATCACTATGATGCCAAAGATGACCTCAATGGTGTTAATGAGGGTCAAGAATGCATGGAGGTGGTTGAAAATCCAAGGAAGAGCCCTAACGTTGTAGATCCAGGGAAGAGCCCTAAAGCTGTAGAATTCATGGAAGTGACATCATAAGATGTCCAACATTGCCGTACTTGATGAGTTATTGTTGTTAGCTAATATCAAAGTGTCTCACTTGGGATATCTGTAAATAGTTACACAGATGTTTGGGGAAGCTCGCACTAATTGGAGGTGGTGGTCTTCAGGATGTACAGTAATTGGAGCAGATTTATAATTGTTTTGTTCTGATTTTCAGTCTTTTTAGAATTCTGATACTTAGAATTAGAAGCTCAGAATTCGAGTCTGGAAGATAGAATCTTGTCTAGGTGGAGAAGATGGGGGAGGTCTATGGGTTATCAGCTGATTTCAGTTGTTTCCATCCCAAGTACAGGTTCTTATGCGTTGCTCACTGTTTATCTTCTACATAAGTCCGTCCTTCCACCTTAGCGCTGTTGTTCATGATTGCTTGTAACCTGTATTAGAAGTCATGTAATGTTAAATAATGATTTTCTTGGCTTCATGTTGTGTAGAACTTGACCTGAGAATTCAGTCCTGGAATTAATAGTGGCGAAATTACTTTTTCCTTTGAAGCATCAAATTCTGAAAGAAATGTATATTTCACTGTTATTTCTTTCAAGTACAAGGTTCCATATTTGGAATTTAGTCAACAGGATTACAGAATGATTTGTTGATCCGCAAAATTTAGTCAGGAATAAATCTTAGAACTCACTTAAATTGGCAAAGATTAAATTATGAAAAACTTAGTACTGttgaaaaaattgaaaaggtTGTTCAAGTTTGAACACTTATAAGTTTGAACACATCCCATGCATCTATTTCAAATGCATCTTAATTTCTAAATATGCTGTCTtttggagagaaaataaactaATAAGATCACGAGAAATACTAAGGAGACATAAAGAGAGATAAGAGAACTAAATACATAgaatttctaaaaaaatcaagAAACACGGATTTCCAACTTGTTTAGATGGAATACAGAGGACATGTAAAGAGAGTGACAAAAGAATCAAATACACATAAACtcctttaaaaaattaatggTGATGCCGTTTAGGGcaaaaattgagaaattcTAGAAATGGTATCTAAAATAAATACACAAATTTCCTTGTTGCATGCAACTTGAGATTACAATTGGCACTGAAGTGGATCAAAGAATAAaagatagaaaagaaaaaaaaaattatgaacaaATTACAAAAACTATAGTCTAAGCCATTGCTCTCCATATATAAATTTGGTATCCAGAAAAGGGATTATCTCCGCATTACTAAAAGACTTCAACCATTGTACCCTCCCTCTTTTATCTGCTCCTTTGCCTCTGCATTTGTACTCTCCAAATTCCACAGTCCTGTTAGAGAAAAATCAGTTTTTGTTAGATGCTTGAAAATAGTATAAGTGATCAGGATGTGAGGCCATGTTAATTGAACTCTAAAAAAGGCTACTGTACTATTAGAGGGAGCAAATAATCTGATTTGTAATCTGCCAAATGCTAAACTCAAAGGATACCTCTGCCTTGGTGGGATGTTCCAGTCACTCCACCCTGGAGGAGTTATTATGTTGTCAATATGGCAGTACGAATATAGTACTCTCGAATAAGCTCCCCAAGCTCTTCCCAAGTAGATATTTCCAGTTCCGATGATTTTGCAGTTCACGAAAGAGAACCCTGTATCTTCATTTGGGGAGTCTCTATGATGAGCTGCAATGGCCCCATAGGTCTTAGCTGTTGATTGAATGATACAGTCCTGGTTGCAATTGCAAGAAGCCAATTCAAACAGCATCAGAATTATAAGAAACTTAAAGAGCAAGTTATGTATGGAAGTGCTAGACAAATTTTGTACCTGGTAGAGTGATCTTGATCTGCCAAATATGAAGTCCACATTTCCTTGGATGTGGGATTCGTAGTAGTAGTGTGATCCATTCTcatccaatagtgtatcttgtGCTCCCAAGACCCTTACTCTATAGAACATGGCCTTGTCACCTGCAACTCTAAGGGCCACTCCTTGCATTCCATACCCTCCTGGCACTGCAACCACACTGTTCTGCAATAACAGCTTGAAATTGTAAACCAATCACTTAACAAATACTTTAACTTCTAACAAACTTTTTCAAATCGTTTAAGTCTCATTGTGATACTTTCAGACTTGCGCGTCAGTCATTACCTCGAAAGTGATCCCTGTTGCACAGAAGTAATCAGCCTCTATGGCTACAGTTGCTGTTCTGTATGTTCCTAGTTCAAAGCCATTGATGTCCTTATCAGATGCCTTATCGTTCCAAGTTATAACAGTCTCGGAAGTTTGATTCAGGTTCCCTATAAATGATATGTATGGCTTGGTTATTGGTATACGCACCTTCTCTCTGCAAAACATAACCAAGAAAAAGAAGGTAAGACTAAATTTTCACACTCCAAAAATTAAAGCACATCAAGAAATACATAGGTGgtgttattatatttttaaccaCTAAGATTATTTGTGACTACCACTGCCCACGTAGCTCATCAGAGTTTTAACTCATCTCCTTCAAAAACACAGAAATTGTCAAACTCTGCAAGACCTGGATATTCTTTTGGCTTCTGTCAAACAGATGGAAACAACTTCTTTTCTCACAGAAGCCATGTCTATacgaaaatgaaaagaagagGATATTAACCTATAAATTCCGGGAAGAATGTATATTTTGACTCTTTGAGTGTTATGATCTGGAACCATGTCAACTGCTCCTTGAACTGTCACAGAATTTCCTCCTCCATTCTTGTCCACAACAATGAGGCACGTCCCGTTTTGTGGTTCATTTCTAGTGTTCAAACCAATAACCATTTGCTCATCCACCTTCAAATCATCCCAGCTGATATAACTTCTTTTATATGCTTCACTTTGTGAGAAACCAATCTGAAAACCACCCAACAAAACAAGTAGAACTAAACCAGCACCAGCAGCAACAGAAGCACTAAAAACACCCAAGTCCATGTCTCAAAAGTAGTGGcttcaaacaatcaaaaaCTAAGAAGTACATGAAACCCAGAAAGCTGATCCAAGAAGGAGATGTTTTGCACAACTAGTTTTGAAGTTTTGGTTGGTTTCTGGAATTGAGGGAGGAGTGAAAGtggtgaaaataataaatgggGGAGCGTGGGATGTTGCTTGTGACAATGCTACAGAGTTGAGATCAGCAGCATATATAAGAAGAATCATAAATATTAAGGATCACAGAGATATTGCATAGATTGAACTATAAGCTCAGGAATTTAAAGAGACTTGGGTTAGTCATCAAACTCTTGCTCAGAGCAAAACTTAATGCTCCAAATTAATTGATGGGAGTTTGTCAAGTGAAGTTCGGTGTTTTATATGCATAGAAGTTATAAGGGTTTAGCTCTTGAAGGTGGAAAAGAGCGGTTATGTTATTCTTAGGAGGATGAAACTGACATGAGAGATttacaagagaaaaagaaaaggcctTTAGGATTTGAGGTGGGATTTGATTACATAGACAGAGGCAGAGGGTCTCTTTGCATGAGGCTTTGGAGGAAATGATTAAGGATTCAGAAATTCGTCACACCCTCAAGGCAGTTCACGCACGTTATGCGCGCACGTCCAACTATATATTAGGGTCCAAAATGATTACATTTATTTAGTAACTTGATTTTGTCTCATCATATTTATCCCTTTGTAACAGTTTGTGATTTTACTCTTTATTGTGGAGGAGTTTACGGTGCTAACTTTTTTTACTGTACAACTACtcttttgtgaatcaaatttacAACCTTAATTAGACCATGAGAGTATCTAAAAGTCCAAGGTTAAGGCTAGGCTTTGAGTTCTACCTATTATTCGGCTCTGCTAGTCTATATTTACTAGTGGACGAGTTATCGCGCTGGTTTGTGTGTTTTAggtttgttttatatatgtcatttacagAGAAGGTTTTTCTAGATACCGAATAAAAGTTCTACCTGTTGTAATAATTCAGATCAAGTAACTTTAAAAGAGCTTATATTACAAATATTTCAGATTTGGTTCGAGGAGGCCGGTGATCGAGGATGTTCGAACTCTCTCTGGCCTTAGATACAAGCTTAACAACCCATTCAAGAAACCATATTCATCTTCATCACAAATAAGCTATATATTTAGATGGTCTAGATAGTAACCAGCATTTCATGACATAGTTGAGAAAGTAAGATTGCTTGCGTGATCTCCTATCATTTTACTCCAACTTTGTTCCTACAGCAAGTAGAGGTAAGAATGCGTTGATCTTCCAAATTCTGCTTGGAGTGCCATGCTCGTCGAATCTCCCTTACTTGCCATAGTTTCACATTGATCGTAGGCCTTGCATGTAGCTAGTTGCCACGCAAAATAAATGATAACGAACCAAAGTCTTCACTGTGCTCGAGTATCCCCCATATGCCTGCATGTCATTCATTTCTTACTTGTAACAACTGATGATGAATCCATTGGTAAGTGGTAACTTAGTCAATTACTCACATGGGATGATgatcatgatgatgatgaacatACATATGTACATCGATCTTTAGTGACTTTCAATCTTACATGTCTTACGTAcacaaaaatattaaagaaaaagattttTCGTTTTCCCTATGAAACCTCCTATTTACATTTATACATACTACTAAGAAATGATATTAGCAAGTAGAAACTAGAGTCTTCAATTTAAAGCTTCAAGCAATCTTTAATCTTGGTTGTACCAGCTAATGTGCAGTTCCTCGTGTTCTTCTTGACTGGAAAAAATTCAGGCAAATCATAGATAATAATTGCAGGAGTAACTTCTCCGGCCAGCTAAAACAGGATGCAGTCCCAGTAATTGTCTCTATCTAAATATAGCTAGTTTAAGTATCAACATTCATCACTACCTTACCTCCCGAATGATTAAGGAGATCGAGGACGAGGTCGATCAGGTGGTATGAGTCCATCAAGTACCAAAAGACGGAAACTTTTGCGCGCAGTCACAAGATATGGCATAGTCGATTCAAATCGACAAATCGTCTAATGTTCGCATGTAGAGTAGGAGTGGTAAGCAATGCAGGCTGTGGCCGTAGTAGTGGCACCACCAGAAGATTGCACTTGGGAAACGTCTTGAGAAGAAGCTTGAGAGGAAACATTTCGATCATCGGCTATGCCTAAATATGGTGGCTCTCGTGGCTGGGGATCTCAAAAGTATCCATCTTATGGCAAGCGGTCGGTCGGGCTCTAGAATTAACTCGAGCTCTCCCGGCTCTCTCCTTAACCATCCGGGAGCAGGTAGCTGGCTCGAGCCCTAACTGTACGAAGTTTTTCAAGATGTATCAGTAGCCGATTATGAACTACTTTAATTTACTCGTTGTTTAACATGATATTAAAGTGAGAAATTTACCAGCCAGTCTACCATCACGTAGTCGTTGTTGAATCAAGTATTATCATACCTAGGTTGATCTAAGAGCAACCAACCGTCAAGCTCATgttataaaaacagtgatatattgcatatataatttaataaattgaattataaataattataaatcagaaacgaagaacacgaaaagaaattcaaccaaaataccgaacgattgatgatagaagaactagtcgagacatgtgtgataccacactgtccttaagatgtttacgcctcctctaccggtgcaaggatgcttggcgcttgtctcccaggatataacgactaaacgattctaggaagttgcactactaactagaaccttcaacgaactcgaaaggtacctctttctatcaccagagaaaagctaagaattttgagagtgggagaggattgtgtttcgaatggaatgattttacaatgaaaggatgatggctatttatactgtgaggatttgcaatcagcaattaataagatggctgttatagaaatcaaaagatcataacatatatgagttatatatgttacaaacattgatttcaattctattataattctccataacacacaataactcagtttttacaaaagaagaatttgaacattcaagagaatttgaaaagtcaaaaccgaattttcagaaatgcaaaaagaatctgcgttccgaccctcaattcggtgttgcattcgtgtccgcaggtcgcacgggcatacacgagtttcccttgtgacctaggatttgcaccccccctgcgcgtgcgcgagagggtattagggggcttacacactttacaatcaatacacaatggattctatataaagtcttttcaacacttctcttttccaatgtgggacaaatatatttacctcattctaagtagccatctttgagtgacaatttcttattcacccacaaactaaattacacaaacaaacatatgatcttgtagccctcattatggagaactcaaatatatgttcatctttgattaattataagtttaacttaatttaattaatcaattaaaatttggttttaaatgatttttccaaccattttccaacaattccccacatgaatgaaattggccaccaaagactcgatagaatttggtgatagatttctacggttgaaacctgcataggataggtaggtttgaccctttgaaccttcccttataaaagtatgcttactttactaactaaatagtagatgcgatgtctttgaactattcgtccccacttctctcttgcataggtgatctcttaattaagagtaacccgcattactctgctcgatttctcgacgcataagaatcattaaaagtttttaGCTTAACCTCATTCATACGGGTATCATTGTTTTTTATCATAAgaatggacttggggaactccccacagtgatccgaactaatctctacaatttggttttcccttttgaacctagatcttgggatcttcagtcagctaggttgggtatccactgtagtgatttttaattttcaatgggctttagtcccattccgttcgatgatttttcaactaactctctgtttaaccctatggttaaaggatcagcaatattatccttagactttacatagtctatagagataactccagttgagagtagttgtcgaatggtattatgtcttcgacgaatgtgtctagacttaccattatacatcttgctCTGTGCCCTActaattgcagattgactataacaatgtataccaatcgcaggcacaggttttgtccatctaggaatgtcctctatgaactggcgtaaccattctgcttcctccccacatttgtctagtgctacaaactcagactccattgtggatctagttataactgtttgttttgaggacttcCAGGATACGGCTGCACCCCCTAACAtaaatacatatccgctagtagactttgagtctttcatgtcagatatccagttcgcatcagtgaacccttctataacagctgggtatgatgtgtagtgcaacccataggtacgagtataccttaggtatttgagtactcttccaaGCGCTTGCTAATGCATAGctccaggattactcgtgtacctacttagcttatgaaccgcataagctagatctggtcttgtacaacttgttaagtacattagactcccaattattcttgaatactctaattgagaaacactttcacctttattcttggacaaatgtagattcaAATCTACATgagttctgacaattccagaaccttccttgttaaatttcccaagaatattgttCACATACTGCGTTTGACTCAACACAagcccttctgatgttctcgtaattttaattcctaaaatgacatcagcaagtcccaagtctttcatgtcaaacttagaattcaacatgtctttagtagacttgatcatcttatcgtttttcccaacgataagcatatcatccacatacaaacatagaatgatatatccattttcagtgtctttgacatatacacacttatcaccttcatttattctaaatccactggtgatcatggcattatcaaatttctcatgccattgttttggagcttgttttaagccatataatgacttaatcaatctgcacaccttcttactctgagaaggagcagaaaaaCCTTATGGCTGTTCtatgtagatttcttcttctacatttccatttaggaaagccgtctttacatccatttggtgtacttcaagtttgcgcaacgctgcaattacaagtaccatccgtatggaggttattctcgtcacaggagaataagtgtcaaaataatccaaaccctcattttgcctatagcctttaataacaagtctagccttgtacttgctattgacccatcagctttttatttctttttgaaaatccacttggaagtcaaaggcttacacccaggtggcaaatccactaattcccaagtgtgattttgcatgatggagtcaacctcacttttgattgcttctttccacagAGGACCATCAGTAGAGCTAACTGcctctttgaaggtacggggatcaccttcaaccatatatgacaggaagtcaggtccataagactttgcggtccttgcccttttacttcgtctaggttcaacctcagACTCAAATTCGGACTCTGACTCAGATTCTTAATCctgagcatcatcagtttcggcttggttgtcttcacgtgcccgtttagaagaattaaattcatctctagacttccgtggaaatacattttcaaagaaagatgtATTTCTCGATTGCATTATCGTATCCTCATggatttcaggaatattcgaatcgtggactaggaatcgataagccgaactgttatgtgcatatccaataaagatgcaatcaaccgttttaggcccattcttcaccttttAGGTTTAGGAATTTCCACTTTTTCCAAACATCCCCAaacttttaagtatttgtatgatggttttctccctttccataactcatatggagttttctcttctttctttttgggcaccttatttaaaaggtaatttgccgtgagaatcgcgtctccccacatgttgggtggcatcccagaactgagtagcataacattcatcatatcctttagagtacgatttttgcgttctgctacaccattggattgtggagagtatggagcagtcctttgatgtataatcccattctgagcacaaatctcagcaaatggcgattcatactcaccccctcggtcacttcttagtgccttaatttttttgttgagttggttctcaacctcatttttatagagaatgaacttctctatggcctcacttttacattttagcaaatacacatagcaatatttcgtgctatcatctatgaaggtaataaagtatttattattccctctagataccgttgattttaaatcacacacatttGTATGAATCAAATCAAGGGGTttactgtttctttcaacactttggaaAATGATCTAGTCAGTTTAGCCTCTACACAAGTTTCACACTTatgttttgaattaatttgtaATTTTGGTAAGTGTTCCATGTTAATTAACTTTCGCAAAGTATCAGAATTAACATGTCCTAGTCTACCATGCCATAAATTGGAAGACTCAATCATGTAGGTGGAAGTAGAAGcttcattcattttcttgatcaaAGT encodes:
- the LOC126788043 gene encoding uncharacterized protein LOC126788043, whose protein sequence is MSGNEHCFVEWKEHFVSQERGNRVVHYFLKDSTGESIRAVIGTERSVRHMFYVVADEFLQVHGSETANTNYKWRSRREVVDWLTSMLSKQLSHGDLYESLEHDPSQGLGSPEYPNNGSSGPQIQVSKDSGHAKNFKMNSPDIVWSGVSWTCGKQLKHFPAFCRNGIKIEIKSFVFVMAKGENRYVAYMEDMYEDKRGQKKVKVRWFHRNQEVKGVIPLQNPHPKEVFITPYVQVISAECVDGPATVLTREHYEKCAFVFPQALLAKVHLCYRQFKSKRVKPFDLSKMHGYFIQPILSYLSPNFLPNSECMSDTLIGKEDKLGTSDYVKLGTKRTRNGRPCQRVPTNQNSSFGFLDKRLLSWNTPLFKVDEKIELLCQDSGIRGCWFRCTVLQTSRKHIRVRYNDLLDEEGCGNLEEWIPAFRLAKPDKIGMRHVGRSIIRPAPPEEQMGLPLEVGSAIDAWWSDGWWEGIITGFGSCDDNVQVYFPGESLVLNMDKKDLRISRDWLGDQWVDIEAKPDVLSAISSTISSCTRPFVSSNIAKVVEDVGCGGNTLSCPELPSSSRREKEELCALPSCDRLPDEMDLVNDKKPPSIKEIGPSSSRLEKDESGAFPSCDHLPDKMDLVNDKKSPSIRTIGTEGVDGNDKSGDIIVVQGNDHYDAKDDLNGVNEGQECMEVVENPRKSPNVVDPGKSPKAVEFMEVTS
- the LOC126788049 gene encoding pectinesterase QRT1; amino-acid sequence: MDLGVFSASVAAGAGLVLLVLLGGFQIGFSQSEAYKRSYISWDDLKVDEQMVIGLNTRNEPQNGTCLIVVDKNGGGNSVTVQGAVDMVPDHNTQRVKIYILPGIYREKVRIPITKPYISFIGNLNQTSETVITWNDKASDKDINGFELGTYRTATVAIEADYFCATGITFENSVVAVPGGYGMQGVALRVAGDKAMFYRVRVLGAQDTLLDENGSHYYYESHIQGNVDFIFGRSRSLYQDCIIQSTAKTYGAIAAHHRDSPNEDTGFSFVNCKIIGTGNIYLGRAWGAYSRVLYSYCHIDNIITPPGWSDWNIPPRQRTVEFGEYKCRGKGADKRGRVQWLKSFSNAEIIPFLDTKFIYGEQWLRL